One window of Arthrobacter oryzae genomic DNA carries:
- the narI gene encoding respiratory nitrate reductase subunit gamma: MPAFEAEPGSAVEISALDTVLWGVLPYVMVVVLVGGLVWRYKYDQFGWTTRSSQLYESKLLRIASPLFHFGLLAVIAGHFFGLVIPMAWTQAVGMSQDFYHFNALFVGGIAGVGTLGGIILLIYRRRTTGPVFMATTTNDKTMYVVLTAAIVFGLWTTLASVFEGEHGHNYRETVAPWFRSLFVLQPDVAAMAAAPFSFHLHTLVGMALFVIWPFTRLVHAFTAPLHYLFRPYIVYRSRDAVTRRGWAPVGTRDRDTRNR, from the coding sequence ATGCCGGCATTCGAAGCCGAGCCCGGATCCGCCGTTGAAATTTCAGCACTGGACACCGTGCTCTGGGGCGTCCTGCCGTACGTCATGGTGGTGGTGCTGGTGGGCGGCCTGGTGTGGCGCTACAAGTACGACCAGTTCGGCTGGACCACCAGGTCCTCCCAGCTGTACGAATCGAAGCTGCTCCGGATCGCCTCGCCGCTGTTCCATTTCGGCCTGCTGGCAGTGATCGCCGGGCACTTCTTCGGCCTGGTGATTCCGATGGCGTGGACCCAGGCCGTGGGCATGAGCCAGGACTTCTACCACTTCAATGCCCTCTTCGTGGGCGGCATTGCGGGGGTGGGGACCCTCGGCGGGATCATCCTGCTGATCTACCGCCGCCGCACCACCGGGCCGGTGTTCATGGCCACCACCACGAACGACAAGACCATGTACGTGGTGCTCACCGCCGCCATCGTGTTCGGGCTCTGGACCACGCTGGCCAGCGTTTTCGAAGGCGAACACGGGCACAATTACCGCGAGACGGTGGCCCCGTGGTTCCGCTCGCTGTTTGTCCTCCAACCTGACGTGGCCGCCATGGCGGCGGCGCCGTTCTCCTTCCACCTGCACACCCTGGTGGGCATGGCCCTCTTTGTCATCTGGCCGTTCACCCGGCTGGTCCATGCCTTCACGGCTCCGCTGCACTACCTCTTCCGGCCCTACATCGTCTACCGCTCGCGGGACGCCGTCACCCGGCGCGGCTGGGCGCCGGTGGGAACCCGGGACAGGGACACCCGTAACCGTTGA
- a CDS encoding MFS transporter produces the protein MAGTAPSPTSASTGRTRNLVLATAASVAGFWAWNSVATLGAFYTQNLQLNPATTGVLVAMPVFVGSLGRIVVGTLTDRYGGRAMFTFVLLASILPILLVSVGGLLSSFPLVLGAGLLLGVAGTVFAVGIPFVSAWYEPSRRGFATGVFGAGMGGTALAAFLNPRLVAAIGYFPTHLLIAGVLAVMAAMVWFLMRESPGWTRNNAPVLPKLLDAARTPVTWKMCFLYAVVFGGFVSFATYLPTYLRDVYSFDPSGAGARTAGFALAAVLARPVGGVLADKFGPKPVVIVSLSAVAVLAWVVNLQPDGEVPAGLTFVAMAAALGLGTGGVFAWVGVLAPQGKVGSISGVVSAAGGLGGYFPPLVMGATYDAATHSYSIGLLLLVVTALVALVFTVFAVQGRAKAKAVPA, from the coding sequence GTGGCTGGAACCGCACCATCCCCGACGTCCGCCTCCACAGGCCGGACCAGGAACCTGGTACTGGCCACCGCAGCGTCCGTGGCGGGCTTCTGGGCATGGAATTCCGTGGCCACGCTCGGCGCCTTCTACACCCAGAACCTGCAGCTGAACCCGGCCACCACGGGCGTCCTGGTGGCCATGCCGGTGTTCGTCGGCTCGCTGGGGCGGATCGTCGTCGGTACCCTGACGGACCGGTACGGCGGCCGGGCCATGTTTACGTTCGTGCTGCTCGCCTCCATCCTGCCCATTCTGCTGGTGTCCGTCGGCGGCCTCCTCAGTTCCTTCCCGCTGGTGCTGGGCGCCGGCCTGCTGCTCGGCGTCGCCGGAACCGTCTTCGCCGTCGGAATCCCGTTTGTCAGCGCCTGGTACGAGCCCTCCCGGCGGGGCTTCGCCACCGGTGTCTTTGGCGCCGGCATGGGCGGCACGGCGCTGGCCGCCTTCCTGAATCCCCGGCTCGTCGCCGCGATCGGGTACTTCCCCACGCACCTGCTGATCGCCGGTGTCCTTGCCGTGATGGCTGCCATGGTCTGGTTCCTGATGAGGGAATCCCCGGGCTGGACCCGCAACAACGCTCCCGTGCTGCCCAAGCTCCTGGACGCCGCCAGGACGCCGGTGACGTGGAAGATGTGCTTCCTCTACGCCGTCGTCTTCGGCGGGTTCGTCTCCTTTGCCACCTACCTGCCCACGTACCTGCGGGACGTGTACAGCTTCGATCCGAGCGGCGCCGGCGCCCGCACGGCCGGGTTTGCGCTCGCCGCAGTGCTGGCACGGCCGGTGGGCGGCGTGCTCGCGGACAAGTTCGGGCCCAAGCCGGTGGTGATCGTTTCGCTGTCCGCCGTCGCCGTCCTGGCGTGGGTGGTGAACCTGCAGCCCGACGGCGAGGTCCCGGCGGGCCTGACCTTCGTCGCCATGGCGGCGGCCCTCGGACTGGGCACGGGCGGGGTGTTCGCCTGGGTGGGTGTGCTGGCACCGCAGGGAAAAGTGGGCAGCATCAGCGGTGTGGTCAGCGCTGCGGGCGGCCTCGGCGGCTACTTTCCGCCGCTGGTGATGGGGGCAACGTACGACGCCGCCACCCACAGCTACTCGATCGGGCTGCTCCTGCTGGTGGTTACGGCGCTTGTGGCACTCGTGTTCACGGTTTTCGCAGTCCAGGGTCGGGCCAAGGCAAAGGCGGTACCGGCATAG
- a CDS encoding DUF445 domain-containing protein, translating into MQVNSEQTTRPAATRPPHAGTPGAGSGAGAGAAVVDRGLGGDAEKAAALRKMKLLALSLLIVMAVIFVFAFALQKQYPWLEYVRAAAEGGMVGALADWFAVTALFKYPMGIKIPHTAIIPRRKDQIGASLGEFVETNFLSEQVVQEKLASVDIARKAGAWLSGPGGAERVAKEGAAVIRGAFKVLNDDDVQAVIESMVRKHLLTPPWGPPVGRLAERIFADGHHHTLVDLLVDRTVDWVRDNHETVSRLVSDRSPQWVPQFVDGLVGDKVYVEILKFTKAVQSDPQHQVRQSIDTYLTSLAQDLQHDPVMIARAEGIKAQVLGDPEVRELASRTWGTIKAALLSAVDDPHSELTVKFKAAVHDFGTRLVVDPELAGKVNAWIGDAAGYLVKTYRSDIAGVITETVARWDAEETSRKIELQVGKDLQFIRINGTVVGALAGLAIFTAAHLAFG; encoded by the coding sequence ATGCAGGTGAACAGTGAACAAACCACCCGTCCCGCTGCAACCCGACCCCCGCATGCCGGCACGCCAGGTGCCGGTTCCGGCGCCGGTGCCGGTGCCGCCGTCGTCGACCGTGGCCTGGGCGGTGACGCCGAAAAGGCGGCCGCCCTGCGGAAGATGAAGCTGCTGGCGCTGAGCCTGCTGATTGTCATGGCGGTGATTTTCGTCTTTGCCTTCGCACTGCAGAAGCAGTACCCCTGGCTGGAATACGTGCGTGCCGCGGCGGAGGGCGGGATGGTGGGCGCCCTCGCGGACTGGTTCGCCGTGACGGCGCTGTTCAAGTACCCCATGGGGATCAAGATCCCGCACACCGCCATCATTCCGCGCCGCAAGGACCAGATCGGCGCCTCGCTGGGTGAGTTCGTGGAGACCAATTTCCTCTCCGAACAGGTGGTCCAGGAGAAGCTCGCCTCCGTGGACATCGCGCGGAAGGCCGGCGCGTGGCTGTCCGGTCCCGGCGGCGCCGAGCGCGTGGCCAAGGAGGGTGCCGCCGTCATCCGCGGTGCGTTCAAGGTACTGAACGACGACGACGTCCAGGCCGTGATCGAGTCGATGGTCCGAAAGCACCTGCTCACTCCGCCGTGGGGCCCTCCGGTGGGCAGGCTCGCCGAGCGGATCTTCGCCGACGGGCACCACCACACACTGGTGGACCTGCTGGTGGACCGGACCGTGGACTGGGTCCGGGACAACCACGAGACCGTCAGCAGGCTGGTGTCGGACCGGTCCCCGCAGTGGGTTCCGCAGTTCGTGGACGGGCTCGTGGGAGACAAGGTCTATGTGGAAATCCTGAAGTTCACCAAGGCTGTGCAGTCCGACCCGCAGCACCAGGTCCGGCAGTCCATCGACACCTACCTCACCTCGCTCGCGCAGGACCTGCAGCACGACCCCGTGATGATCGCCCGTGCCGAAGGGATCAAGGCGCAGGTGCTGGGCGACCCCGAGGTCCGCGAACTGGCATCCCGCACGTGGGGCACTATCAAGGCTGCGCTGCTCAGCGCCGTCGACGATCCGCACAGCGAACTGACCGTGAAGTTCAAGGCCGCCGTGCACGACTTCGGCACCCGGCTCGTGGTTGACCCCGAGCTGGCCGGGAAGGTGAACGCGTGGATCGGAGACGCCGCGGGCTACCTGGTGAAGACCTACCGCTCCGACATCGCGGGGGTGATCACGGAGACCGTGGCGCGCTGGGATGCCGAGGAGACCTCACGGAAGATCGAGCTGCAGGTGGGCAAGGACCTGCAGTTCATCCGGATCAACGGCACCGTGGTGGGCGCCCTGGCCGGCCTGGCCATTTTCACGGCGGCGCACCTGGCCTTCGGCTGA
- a CDS encoding glycerophosphodiester phosphodiesterase family protein, with product MTTDESAFTRPLVYAHRGSSAAFAEHTRAAYLQAIADGADGVECDVHLTRDQHVVLLHDANLDRTSDGTGPVADRTLEELRLLDFSSWKGARIPLEYGGKFDQLLTLPELLDVLRKAGREIGLAIELKHPSPYLLQLEDRVLEVLEAEGWDPLTSRVDNISVSFMSFSPDAVKHLLKTVPAEFVCQLVDDINAEEIREELGLGLITGGAVANVMRAAQVEGERILNDCEVRLAGPGINYVREHARTVKRWLDSGRRFRVWTVDSDRDVALCQELGIHEITTNRPAQVLARLAESSHPVG from the coding sequence ATGACTACCGACGAGTCCGCCTTCACCCGGCCGCTGGTCTACGCCCACCGGGGATCCAGCGCCGCCTTCGCCGAGCACACCCGGGCCGCCTACCTGCAGGCGATTGCGGACGGCGCCGACGGCGTGGAATGCGACGTCCACCTCACCCGGGACCAGCATGTAGTCCTGCTGCATGACGCCAACCTGGACCGCACCTCGGACGGCACCGGACCTGTGGCGGACCGGACCCTCGAGGAACTGCGGCTGCTGGACTTTTCCTCGTGGAAGGGCGCCCGCATCCCGCTTGAATACGGAGGGAAGTTCGACCAGTTGCTGACGCTGCCGGAACTGCTGGACGTCCTCCGGAAGGCGGGACGGGAGATCGGACTCGCCATTGAGCTCAAGCATCCCAGCCCCTACCTGCTGCAGCTGGAGGACCGCGTGCTGGAGGTGCTGGAAGCGGAAGGGTGGGATCCCCTTACCTCCCGGGTGGACAACATCAGCGTCTCCTTCATGAGCTTCAGCCCGGACGCCGTCAAGCACCTGCTCAAGACCGTGCCCGCCGAGTTCGTCTGCCAGTTGGTGGACGACATCAACGCGGAGGAAATCCGTGAGGAACTGGGCCTGGGACTCATCACAGGCGGGGCCGTGGCGAACGTCATGCGGGCCGCCCAGGTGGAAGGCGAACGGATCCTGAATGACTGCGAAGTGAGGCTGGCCGGACCGGGCATCAACTACGTCCGGGAGCACGCCCGCACCGTGAAGCGCTGGCTGGATTCCGGCCGGAGGTTCAGGGTGTGGACTGTCGATTCGGACCGGGACGTGGCGCTGTGCCAGGAGCTGGGCATCCACGAAATCACCACCAACCGGCCGGCGCAGGTGCTGGCCCGGCTCGCCGAGAGCAGCCATCCCGTCGGCTGA